Within Pyxidicoccus trucidator, the genomic segment GAGTACCTCGCTGGGGGCAGCGCGAACTCGTACACGAAGACGAAGCGGCGCTACCTGCGGGTGGCGGCTCCTGGCTCGCGCACTCCGGCGCCCGTACCCCGCCTGAAGGGGCACCTGGCCTTCACGCTCTTCGCGGACGGCCACGTGAAGGAGGCGGCGGGCTCGGACGTGGTGGAGACGGGAGGCGAGGGGACGGGACGCCCCCAGGTGCGCGCGGAGACGCGGGTGGCGCTGACGAGCGTGAGCGTGGACCACCAGCCTCTGTCGCTGAGCGACTTCCGGTCAGTGCGGTCCACACTGCGGGCGGAGCGACTGACGGCGCCCATGGAGCGCACCACGTCCTCGGTGGACGGGAAGCTCGTCGATGGGGCGACGCTGGACGCGCTGCTGAAGCTGCTGGCTCGCGAGCCACGAGCGCGGGACTCGACCCGTGAGAGGCTGGCGGCGCTGTTCCGTCTGGAGCCGTCCGAGGCGGAACACGCGGCCCAGCGGGTGCGGCAGGGCGAGTCCGGCGCGGCACTGGCGGAGCTGCTGGTGGAAGCGCTGGGGAACGCGGGCACTCCCGAGTCCCAGCGAGCGCTGGCCTCGGTGCTGGAGGACGCGCGCACACGGCCGGAGACGCTGGCCAACGCGGCGCGGGTGGCGGCACGGCAGGAGCGCCCCACCGTCGAGCTCGCCGAGGCCCTGGACCGCGTGGTGGAGGAGACTCCAATCCTCGAGGTGCGAAACCTGGCGGCGCAGGCGATGGGCTCGCTGGTGAAGGAGCTGGAGCCGAGAGAGCCGGGACGCAGCCGCGCGCTGCTGGAGGGGATGCTGGGGCGCTGCCAGTCGCGGCGCGTGGAGCTCGTCGTCTGCCTGAAGACGCTGGCCAACGCGGGCTCGCAGCGCGGACTGGCCTACGCGAGGTCCGCGCTCCTGCATCCCGCGCCCATGGTGCGAGGGACAGCCACGGAAGCGCTCCGCTCGATTCCGGGGGCGGAGGCGGACGCACTGCTGGACCAGGTGCTGCTCGGAGACCCGAGCCCGCGTGTCCGGACACAAGCGGTGGCGGCCATCTCCCAGCGGGTGTCCGGCCCGCACCTGCGGGCGATGGCCACGGCGCTGCGCGCGGATTCGAGCGAGCAGGTGCGCATGGAGGTGGTGCGCGCGCTGGGCAGCTGGAAGGCCGTGGACGAAGTGGCGACGGCGCTGCTGCGGGACGTGGCCGACAACGACACGTCCGAGCGGGTGCGGCGACTGGCCACGTCCATGCTGGCGAGATAGGGCGCGCGGAGGGAGCGCCATGCGAGCGCTCCCGTCCAGCCGCGTCAGTGGGTGGAGGGATGCGACGGCTCGGAGATGGACTCCAGCGTCTCGCCGGCCTCCTGGGCGTCCATGGCCTCCGAGATGTCCCCCAGCGAGATGATGCCCACCAGCCGCTTCTCGCGATTGACCACGAGGAGGCGGCGGATCTGCTCGTCCTTCATCTTGCGCGAGACCTTGGAGATGTCTTCGTCCTCGTAGACGTATTCCACCTGGTCGGTCATCGCCTTCGACACGGGCGTCTTGGCGGGGTCCATGCCCTGCGATACCGCCCGCACGACGATGTCCCGGTCGGTGATGATGCCCGTGAGCTTGTCGTTGTCACACACGGGCAGCGGGCCCACGTTCAGCGTGCGCATCTTCTCCGCGGCGTCCTTGAGTGAGCTGTTGGGGTTGATGATTTCCACGTCCTTCGTCATCACATCCTTCACTGACTTCATCGGGAGGCTCCTTCCTTCGGTTGGGGGTTGCGGTCCTCCGTCGTGGGACGGTGGGGCTCAGGCCTCGCGCGCCCACAACGCGCGCAGGTCCGCGGGGAGCTGGCCCATGACGTCCTCGGCCTCACCCTCGGAGATGTGGTCGCGCACCGTGGCGAAGACGGCGCGGCTGAGTCGCTCCGCTTCATTCGGAGTGGTGTCCAGGTCCTCGGACACCATGGTGAGGAACTGCTCCAGCTTGAACTTGCGTGGCGCCGTGCCCTGGTGCCGTGGGCACCGCTGCAGCAGGTCACGCACCTTGTGTGGAAGCTGGGCCTCCAGGTGCTTCACCTCGTCGTTCATGAGGCGCTGTTCGAGCAGGCACAGCACGGACTGCGCCGCCTGCTCGGCCCGCTCGCGGCCGATGTTCGCCTTCGACTCCAGGTCCCTCAGGAAGAGGACATACGTCTGCGTGGTGCGGGACTCGCTCCGCTGCGCGCGCAGGTCCGGGGCAGCACCCCGTCGCTCCTGCTCCTGCCCCTCGCGCTCGTTCGCCATGTTGGGCCTCCCTTTCCGTGGCTCCTTCTCCCCATGAGCGTGGGCACCGCGAGGGCGGCAGGCACCGCCTCACCCCTGGGCGCCGGGACGACAGACCAGGAGCCGAGCCGTGGCACGCATCCACCCCGAGGGTGGAACAGGGAGGGACGGCCCCGCGTCAGGGCACCGCCACCGGCTCCACGTCGGTGATGATGAGCGTGTTGGTGCGCGCATCCACGCTGACGCTCCCGCGCGGAGAGAGCTGGGCCTTCACATGCGGCACCAGGTCCGACGCGAGCGCGTGATTCACCGGGACGAAGTACGTGCGCAGCGGGGCCTCTTCCTGGCGCGCCTGCTTCAGCTTCACGCGCAGCTCGGCCTCGTCCTTGAGCTTGCGGAGGGGCGCCACCCGCATCACGTTGCCCTGCAGCTCACGTCCCAGGCCGTGCGAGGAGAGCACCGTCTCCAGCGCCTGCCCCCACGGCACGTTGCGCAGCCGCAGCGTCACCGTGCCCTGCACCTCGTCATCCACCACCAGGTTCAGCCGGCCCAGGTCCGCGAGCATGCGCAGCACGTCGTGGATGTCCGCGCGGACGATGTCGACGGTGACGCGCTTGCCCTCCGCCTTCGGCGATGCGGCGAGGGCCGGCGCGCCCAGCAGCGCCAGCGCGAGCACGGCGGCTCGGGCTCTGGACATGGAAGGAACCTCCGGTGTGACGACCCGAGCATAGCGCCGACAGGCCCCGCGCACCCCTGCCCGGGAGTCCAGGTGCACTTACCGGGACGCCTATCGCGCGGGCACGCGCTGAGCTAGGAGGGCAGGCCGTCCGCCTCCCCCAGGTGCTCCCATGGCCGCCAGCTCCGAGGACCCCCTCCACTTCCAGGCGCTCATCTTCCTGG encodes:
- a CDS encoding HEAT repeat domain-containing protein; the encoded protein is MKGTQRVLTPGQRHRYTFDLDTRTTEDTETGRKTVHTGWGGELALTYLGSEGGHHLFQGQLVPLRVEAETEETPVVMSAEARRGLQAMFERPVYVAQDARGRVLAVHFDPAQDGPTRRFVRSLLAAMQFVAEEGAQWSTEETDTTGDFESEYLAGGSANSYTKTKRRYLRVAAPGSRTPAPVPRLKGHLAFTLFADGHVKEAAGSDVVETGGEGTGRPQVRAETRVALTSVSVDHQPLSLSDFRSVRSTLRAERLTAPMERTTSSVDGKLVDGATLDALLKLLAREPRARDSTRERLAALFRLEPSEAEHAAQRVRQGESGAALAELLVEALGNAGTPESQRALASVLEDARTRPETLANAARVAARQERPTVELAEALDRVVEETPILEVRNLAAQAMGSLVKELEPREPGRSRALLEGMLGRCQSRRVELVVCLKTLANAGSQRGLAYARSALLHPAPMVRGTATEALRSIPGAEADALLDQVLLGDPSPRVRTQAVAAISQRVSGPHLRAMATALRADSSEQVRMEVVRALGSWKAVDEVATALLRDVADNDTSERVRRLATSMLAR
- a CDS encoding CBS domain-containing protein; protein product: MKSVKDVMTKDVEIINPNSSLKDAAEKMRTLNVGPLPVCDNDKLTGIITDRDIVVRAVSQGMDPAKTPVSKAMTDQVEYVYEDEDISKVSRKMKDEQIRRLLVVNREKRLVGIISLGDISEAMDAQEAGETLESISEPSHPSTH
- a CDS encoding DUF2267 domain-containing protein, with the translated sequence MANEREGQEQERRGAAPDLRAQRSESRTTQTYVLFLRDLESKANIGRERAEQAAQSVLCLLEQRLMNDEVKHLEAQLPHKVRDLLQRCPRHQGTAPRKFKLEQFLTMVSEDLDTTPNEAERLSRAVFATVRDHISEGEAEDVMGQLPADLRALWAREA
- a CDS encoding secretin and TonB N-terminal domain-containing protein; its protein translation is MSRARAAVLALALLGAPALAASPKAEGKRVTVDIVRADIHDVLRMLADLGRLNLVVDDEVQGTVTLRLRNVPWGQALETVLSSHGLGRELQGNVMRVAPLRKLKDEAELRVKLKQARQEEAPLRTYFVPVNHALASDLVPHVKAQLSPRGSVSVDARTNTLIITDVEPVAVP